A region from the Dendropsophus ebraccatus isolate aDenEbr1 chromosome 1, aDenEbr1.pat, whole genome shotgun sequence genome encodes:
- the LOC138786096 gene encoding olfactory receptor 6B9-like produces the protein MVNFSFLADILALVKTSSLCSFSTSTTMRTRSAWTGPSISGTPIAATWASSIVRTPLEKTNMTAVIEFILLGFQVSRNIRILMFSLLIVIYWFTMFLNLLIITLVSTSKILHTPMYFFISQLSISDLLLTTDIVPNMLQIVLYYRGTITFIGCMTQFYVFGSLEGFQCFLLAVMSYDRYVAICNPLRYSSIMTSTYCVILSIISWLAAFSVTLSLIITILRLNFCRPNIIDHFFCDFMPILKLSCSDTYHVQLQDSLLGIPLTLVPIIIIMFSYMKIIVTILRIPSSTGRQKAFSTCSSHLIVVSIFFWTLFIVYFIPTKGKSSTISKILSLLYTVFTPLINPIIYSLKNKDLKKAFHGHIYNLLK, from the coding sequence ATGGTAAATTTTTCCTTCCTTGCTGACATTCTAGCTCTGGTGAAGACCTCATCCCTGTGCAGCTTCTCCACATCAACTACAATGAGGACAAGATCAGCCTGGACTGGACCCTCTATCTCCGggacccccatagcagccacatgGGCCTCCTCTATAGTACGTACACCCCTAGAGAAGACCAATATGACGGCTGTCATAGAGTTCATCCTCTTAGGGTTTCAGGTCAGTCGGAATATAAGAATTCTAATGTTCTCTCTGCTCATTGTGATTTACTGGTTTACAATGTTCTTGAATCTCCTGATCATCACCCTGGTGTCCACCAgcaagatcctccacaccccaatgtacttcttcatctcacAACTCTCCATTAGTGACCTTCTGCTGACCACAGATATTGTACCCAACATGCTTCAAATTGTACTATATTATAGAGGAACCATTACTTTCATTGGTTGTATGACTCAGTTTTATGTCTTTGGTTCCTTAGAAGGATTTCAATGTTTCCTCCTGGCTGTGATGTCCTATgacagatatgtggccatctgtaatcccCTCCGGTACTCCTCCATCATGACAAGTACATATTGTGTTATATTGTCCATCATTTCTTGGTTGGCGGCTTTTTCCGTTACGTTGTCGCTCATCATAACAATACTGAGGCTAAACTTTTGTCGTCCAAACATCATTGACCATTTCTTCTGTGACTTCATGCCTATACTAAAACTTTCCTGTTCTGATACCTACCATGTCCAGCTGCAAGACTCTTTACTGGGCATACCACTAACTTTAGTCCctataataataatcatgttctcATACATGAAAATTATTGTCACCATCTTAAGGATCCCGTCCAGTACTGgtagacagaaagccttctccacctgtagctcccacctcattgtggtctCCATATTTTTCTGGACTTTATTCATTGTTTATTTTATCCCAACAAAAGGAAAATCCTCGACCATCAGTAAGATCCtgtccctgctatatactgtatttacccCTCTCAtcaaccccattatatacagtctaAAGAATAAAGACTTGAAGAAGGCTTTCCATGGACACATATATAATCTACTTAAGTGA